From a region of the Sebastes umbrosus isolate fSebUmb1 chromosome 10, fSebUmb1.pri, whole genome shotgun sequence genome:
- the pla2g4f.1 gene encoding cytosolic phospholipase A2 zeta isoform X2 — protein MKFDDLIATLKFDISSLTVGKKETKEFILDPETKSLISRFLFLPSSLRSKGKLWMDFELLESGKKVGSHLKDVPPVKETVFYWTLNVTILRGERHHSTDYWSESDCYVILSLPTATARPYRTKTVSNNDNPEWNETFTFRVPTHVKNILEIQLYDEDPMMPDDMISTLLFDIRNLKIGKKETRLFTVNPKIESRLLVAFELLYSEDPPSEYLSNGVIVAAPFSALDVDVDKLLSYDRIRDKVLKLRGAYQENLTLDAKETPKLRFYINRDLETELGLVSDDTFVAAPMETSVNLQHLQARHAVKVSLVIDQDTVDLDMETHECEEVWLGVRLDFDIPLQEKEYLKKRKVVVAEAFQKLLGLGSPLEPEKVPTIAIVASGGGSRAMTGLLGSLRGLKDLGVVDATSYMTGVSGSTWAMSSLYQDANWSQDDMDSIISATETQMTKSILSAFSPEKMQYYSEEIAEKEQDGYIVSLIDMMGLIAEHIVFGKKNTSTLSEQQRAVNEGQNPLPIYTAVNMKARIRGCEPEAEWCEFTPYEVGIQKYGAFVQTEEFGSQFFLGHMIKKLPEVRIPYLMGIWTSVLSINLTQLWTLVTGSKPSWSPWLGPDVSNIEVDTKKSTLDTYLINPDTGITSMVTGFFKNRPVVAEMYNFMRGLFLHQDYNKNSNFVAWKETHPDAFPNQLTPSDSTLTLVDSGHAINIGCIPILRPERDVDVIISLSYSWDPEHILKVLEKTAAYCNDHDIPFPNADFARLEKEPQKEVYIFEDKENPKAPIVVHFPLVNVTYKHFKRPGMKRETEEEIKAGKVDVRSSNSPYTTQNMTYSKEDYEALVDLATYNILNNKESILEVLSKALEKRASMIKK, from the exons ATGAAGTTTGACGACCTGATCGCGACCCTAAAGTTTGATATCAGCAGTCTGACTGTGGGGAAGAAGGAAACCAAGGAATTCATCCTAGACCCTGAG ACTAAATCATTAATCAGTAGATTCCTTTTCCTGCCCTCTTCCCTACGGTCGAAGGGAAAACTGTGGATGGATTTTGAGCTGCTGGAAAg tggGAAGAAAGTAGGCAGTCACCTCAAAGATGTCCCCCCAGTG AAGGAAACCGTCTTCTACTGGACCTTGAATGTCACCATACTGAGAGGAGAACGACATCACTCCACAGATTACT GGTCTGAATCTGACTGCTACgttattctctctctccccacggCAACGGCAAGACCCTACCGTACAAAAACTGTGTCAAACAATGACAACCCAGAGTGGAATGAAACTTTTACCTTCAGGGTCCCCACCCACGTGAAA AACATTTTAGAAATCCAGCTGTATGATGAGGACCCGATGATGCCAGACGACATGATTTCCACACTTCTGTTTGATATCAGAAACCTCAAAATAGGGAAGAAGGAGACCAGGCTCTTCACCGTAAATCCCAAG ATAGAGAGCAGACTTCTAGTAGCATTTGAGCTACTTTACAG TGAGGATCCTCCTAGTGAATATCTCTCTAATGGCGTCATTGTG GCTGCCCCATTCTCTGCACTGGATGTTGATGTTGACAAGCTACTAAGCTATGACC GTATTAGGGACAAGGTGCTGAAACTGAGGGGTGCCTATCAGGAGAATCTCACACTTGATGCAAAGGAAACCCCGAAACTGCGTTTCTACATCAACAGAGACTTGGAGACAGAACTTGGACTG GTCAGTGATGATACCTTTGTTGCTGCTCCAATGGAAACGTCTGTAAATCTGCAACATCTACAAGCCAGACATGCAGTCAAAGTGTCCCTTGTTATTGATCAG GACACAGTGGATTTAGACATGGAAACACATGAATG TGAGGAGGTATGGCTCGGAGTTCGCCTGGACTTTGACATCCCACTGCAAGAGAAAGAATATCTGAAGAAGAGGAAAGTTGTAGTGGCAGAGGCTTTCCAGAAGCTTTTAGGCCTTGGTTCTCCACTTGAACCTGAAAAG GTGCCGACGATAGCAATCGTGGCTTCAGGGGGAGGGTCCAGAGCAATGACCGGCCTGCTTGGTAGTCTGAGAGGCCTGAAGGATTTAGGGGTTGTGGATGCTACCTCTTACATGACTGGTGTTTCTGGATCCACATG GGCTATGTCTTCTCTGTACCAGGACGCTAACTGGTCACAGGACGACATGGACAGTATCATCTCAGCAACAGAGACGCAGATGACCAAGAGTATCCTGAGTGCCTTCTCTCCTGAGAAGATGCAGTATTACAGTGAAGAGATTGCTGAGAAAGAACAAGATGGTTACATTGTGTCACTCATTGATATGATGGGCCTGATTGCGGAGCATATTGTCTTTGGGAAG AAAAACACCAGTACCCTGTctgagcagcagagagcagtGAATGAAGGCCAAAACCCTTTACCCATATACACTGCTGTCAATATGAAGGCTAGGATAAGGGGCTGTGAACCTGAAGCTG AGTGGTGTGAGTTTACCCCCTATGAGGTAGGCATCCAGAAGTACGGGGCGTTTGTCCAAACTGAGGAATTCGGGAGTCAGTTCTTCCTCGGTCATATGATCAAGAAACTCCCAGAAGTCCGCATCCCTTATCTGATGG GAATATGGACCAGTGTCTTGTCTATCAACTTGACCCAGCTATGGACGCTTGTTACCGGGTCCAAGCCTTCTTGGAGCCCCTGGCTCGGCCCAGATGTCAGCAACATAG AGGTAGACACTAAAAAATCAACTCTGGACACATACCTCATAAATCCAGACACGGGTATCACCAGCATGGTGACTGGTTTCTTCAAAAATCGTCCAGTCGTTGCTGAAATGTATAACTTCATGCGTGGTCTCTTCCTGCACCAGGACTACAATAAAAACAGCAACTTTGTTGCCTGGAAAG AAACACATCCAGATGCCTTCCCAAACCAACTGACACCCAGTGACTCCACCCTGACGCTGGTTGATTCTGGTCATGCCATCAACATTGGCTGTATACCTATCCTGCGGCCAGAGAGAGACGTGGATGTCATCATATCTCTGAGTTACTCATGGGACCCGGAGCACATCCTCAAG GTCCTAGAGAAGACAGCTGCTTATTGCAATGACCATGACATCCCCTTTCCCAATGCTGACTTTGCCCGCCTGGAAAAAGAGCCTCAGAAAGAGGTCTACATCTTCGAGGATAAGGAGAATCCCAAGGCTCCAATAGTGGTTCATTTCCCACTTGTCAATGTCACATACAAACACTTCAAACGCCCTG GCATGAAGCGTGAGACTGAGGAAGAAATAAAAGCTGGGAAGGTGGATGTTCGCAGCAGCAACTCTCCATACACCACCCAGAACATGACCTACTCCAAAGAGGATTATGAGGCTCTGGTGGATCTGGCCACTTACAACATATTAAACAACAAGGAGAGCATCCTTGAGGTCTTGTCCAAGGCCCTGGAGAAGAGGGCATCCATGATAAAGAAATAA
- the pla2g4f.1 gene encoding cytosolic phospholipase A2 zeta isoform X1 has translation MCDLQENKGFTSRTLSVTVLRAENIHSSDYGSETDCYVTVCLPSTSTRVYRSKVVANSKNPEWNETFTVRVADDLKNPLEINLYDEDPMKFDDLIATLKFDISSLTVGKKETKEFILDPETKSLISRFLFLPSSLRSKGKLWMDFELLESGKKVGSHLKDVPPVKETVFYWTLNVTILRGERHHSTDYWSESDCYVILSLPTATARPYRTKTVSNNDNPEWNETFTFRVPTHVKNILEIQLYDEDPMMPDDMISTLLFDIRNLKIGKKETRLFTVNPKIESRLLVAFELLYSEDPPSEYLSNGVIVAAPFSALDVDVDKLLSYDRIRDKVLKLRGAYQENLTLDAKETPKLRFYINRDLETELGLVSDDTFVAAPMETSVNLQHLQARHAVKVSLVIDQDTVDLDMETHECEEVWLGVRLDFDIPLQEKEYLKKRKVVVAEAFQKLLGLGSPLEPEKVPTIAIVASGGGSRAMTGLLGSLRGLKDLGVVDATSYMTGVSGSTWAMSSLYQDANWSQDDMDSIISATETQMTKSILSAFSPEKMQYYSEEIAEKEQDGYIVSLIDMMGLIAEHIVFGKKNTSTLSEQQRAVNEGQNPLPIYTAVNMKARIRGCEPEAEWCEFTPYEVGIQKYGAFVQTEEFGSQFFLGHMIKKLPEVRIPYLMGIWTSVLSINLTQLWTLVTGSKPSWSPWLGPDVSNIEVDTKKSTLDTYLINPDTGITSMVTGFFKNRPVVAEMYNFMRGLFLHQDYNKNSNFVAWKETHPDAFPNQLTPSDSTLTLVDSGHAINIGCIPILRPERDVDVIISLSYSWDPEHILKVLEKTAAYCNDHDIPFPNADFARLEKEPQKEVYIFEDKENPKAPIVVHFPLVNVTYKHFKRPGMKRETEEEIKAGKVDVRSSNSPYTTQNMTYSKEDYEALVDLATYNILNNKESILEVLSKALEKRASMIKK, from the exons ATGTGTGACCTTCAGGAG AATAAAGGTTTTACCTCCCGAACACTGAGTGTCACCGTGCTTCGAGCAGAAAACATCCACTCCTCAGATTATG GGTCTGAAACGGACTGCTATGTTACCGTATGTCTCCCCTCCACATCAACCAGAGTCTACCGGTCAAAAGTTGTGGCAAACAGCAAAAACCCGGAGTGGAATGAAACTTTTACTGTCAGGGTTGCCGATGATCTCAAG AACCCTCTCGAGATAAACCTGTATGACGAGGACCCCATGAAGTTTGACGACCTGATCGCGACCCTAAAGTTTGATATCAGCAGTCTGACTGTGGGGAAGAAGGAAACCAAGGAATTCATCCTAGACCCTGAG ACTAAATCATTAATCAGTAGATTCCTTTTCCTGCCCTCTTCCCTACGGTCGAAGGGAAAACTGTGGATGGATTTTGAGCTGCTGGAAAg tggGAAGAAAGTAGGCAGTCACCTCAAAGATGTCCCCCCAGTG AAGGAAACCGTCTTCTACTGGACCTTGAATGTCACCATACTGAGAGGAGAACGACATCACTCCACAGATTACT GGTCTGAATCTGACTGCTACgttattctctctctccccacggCAACGGCAAGACCCTACCGTACAAAAACTGTGTCAAACAATGACAACCCAGAGTGGAATGAAACTTTTACCTTCAGGGTCCCCACCCACGTGAAA AACATTTTAGAAATCCAGCTGTATGATGAGGACCCGATGATGCCAGACGACATGATTTCCACACTTCTGTTTGATATCAGAAACCTCAAAATAGGGAAGAAGGAGACCAGGCTCTTCACCGTAAATCCCAAG ATAGAGAGCAGACTTCTAGTAGCATTTGAGCTACTTTACAG TGAGGATCCTCCTAGTGAATATCTCTCTAATGGCGTCATTGTG GCTGCCCCATTCTCTGCACTGGATGTTGATGTTGACAAGCTACTAAGCTATGACC GTATTAGGGACAAGGTGCTGAAACTGAGGGGTGCCTATCAGGAGAATCTCACACTTGATGCAAAGGAAACCCCGAAACTGCGTTTCTACATCAACAGAGACTTGGAGACAGAACTTGGACTG GTCAGTGATGATACCTTTGTTGCTGCTCCAATGGAAACGTCTGTAAATCTGCAACATCTACAAGCCAGACATGCAGTCAAAGTGTCCCTTGTTATTGATCAG GACACAGTGGATTTAGACATGGAAACACATGAATG TGAGGAGGTATGGCTCGGAGTTCGCCTGGACTTTGACATCCCACTGCAAGAGAAAGAATATCTGAAGAAGAGGAAAGTTGTAGTGGCAGAGGCTTTCCAGAAGCTTTTAGGCCTTGGTTCTCCACTTGAACCTGAAAAG GTGCCGACGATAGCAATCGTGGCTTCAGGGGGAGGGTCCAGAGCAATGACCGGCCTGCTTGGTAGTCTGAGAGGCCTGAAGGATTTAGGGGTTGTGGATGCTACCTCTTACATGACTGGTGTTTCTGGATCCACATG GGCTATGTCTTCTCTGTACCAGGACGCTAACTGGTCACAGGACGACATGGACAGTATCATCTCAGCAACAGAGACGCAGATGACCAAGAGTATCCTGAGTGCCTTCTCTCCTGAGAAGATGCAGTATTACAGTGAAGAGATTGCTGAGAAAGAACAAGATGGTTACATTGTGTCACTCATTGATATGATGGGCCTGATTGCGGAGCATATTGTCTTTGGGAAG AAAAACACCAGTACCCTGTctgagcagcagagagcagtGAATGAAGGCCAAAACCCTTTACCCATATACACTGCTGTCAATATGAAGGCTAGGATAAGGGGCTGTGAACCTGAAGCTG AGTGGTGTGAGTTTACCCCCTATGAGGTAGGCATCCAGAAGTACGGGGCGTTTGTCCAAACTGAGGAATTCGGGAGTCAGTTCTTCCTCGGTCATATGATCAAGAAACTCCCAGAAGTCCGCATCCCTTATCTGATGG GAATATGGACCAGTGTCTTGTCTATCAACTTGACCCAGCTATGGACGCTTGTTACCGGGTCCAAGCCTTCTTGGAGCCCCTGGCTCGGCCCAGATGTCAGCAACATAG AGGTAGACACTAAAAAATCAACTCTGGACACATACCTCATAAATCCAGACACGGGTATCACCAGCATGGTGACTGGTTTCTTCAAAAATCGTCCAGTCGTTGCTGAAATGTATAACTTCATGCGTGGTCTCTTCCTGCACCAGGACTACAATAAAAACAGCAACTTTGTTGCCTGGAAAG AAACACATCCAGATGCCTTCCCAAACCAACTGACACCCAGTGACTCCACCCTGACGCTGGTTGATTCTGGTCATGCCATCAACATTGGCTGTATACCTATCCTGCGGCCAGAGAGAGACGTGGATGTCATCATATCTCTGAGTTACTCATGGGACCCGGAGCACATCCTCAAG GTCCTAGAGAAGACAGCTGCTTATTGCAATGACCATGACATCCCCTTTCCCAATGCTGACTTTGCCCGCCTGGAAAAAGAGCCTCAGAAAGAGGTCTACATCTTCGAGGATAAGGAGAATCCCAAGGCTCCAATAGTGGTTCATTTCCCACTTGTCAATGTCACATACAAACACTTCAAACGCCCTG GCATGAAGCGTGAGACTGAGGAAGAAATAAAAGCTGGGAAGGTGGATGTTCGCAGCAGCAACTCTCCATACACCACCCAGAACATGACCTACTCCAAAGAGGATTATGAGGCTCTGGTGGATCTGGCCACTTACAACATATTAAACAACAAGGAGAGCATCCTTGAGGTCTTGTCCAAGGCCCTGGAGAAGAGGGCATCCATGATAAAGAAATAA